The Cololabis saira isolate AMF1-May2022 chromosome 20, fColSai1.1, whole genome shotgun sequence genome includes a window with the following:
- the LOC133420890 gene encoding NACHT, LRR and PYD domains-containing protein 3-like has protein sequence MMIQSSSAASCLHQLVDQQISESPSGPSVQQHQTQLDSIFQLLEDDIVMFVKDELKKIQRGLSPDYPESLEHVLLGEDEEQRSIRDAFVKITVNFLRRMKQEELAERLQSSTFAEVCKKRLKSKLKKKSRCVFEGIIKAGNPTLLEQIYTELYITEGGTGEVNHEHEVRQIEAASRKPDRAETAIRQEDIFKLQPGRDEPIRKVMTKGVAGIGKTVLTQKFSLDWAEETLMTHWT, from the exons atgatgatccagagttcctcagcTGCTTCATGTCTCCATCAGTT agtggaccagcagatctcagagtcccccagtggtccgtctgtccagcagcatcagacccagctggactCCATCTTTCAG ctgctggaggacgacatcgtcatgtttgtgaaggacgagctgaagaagatccagaggggtctgagtccagattacccagaatccctagaGCATGTGTTGCTtggtgaggatgaagagcagaggagcaTCAGAGATGCGtttgtgaagatcacagtgaacttcctgaggagaatgaagcaggaggagctggctgagcgtctgcagagca GTACTTTTGCTGAAGTTTGTAAAAAGCGGCTGAAGtctaagctgaagaagaagtcccggtgtgtgtttgaggggatcattaaagcaggaaacccaacccttctggaacagatctacacggagctctacatcacagagggagggactggagaggtcaaccatgaacatgaagtcagacagattgaagcagcttccaggaaaccagacagagcagaaacagccatcagacaggaagacatctttaaactccaacctggaagagatgaaccaatcagaaagGTGATGACGAAGGgggtggccggcatcgggaaaacagtcctgaCACAGAAGTTtagtctggactgggctgaag AGACTTTAATGACACATTGGACCTAA